Part of the Candidatus Cloacimonas sp. genome, TGCTGATAGCGTTTAAAGTGCTGAACGCTATCAGGCACAAGGTAATAATTATATTTTTCGTCATCTATAAAGCTCTTCTTTCAATATTCCTATAAAGGGCAGGTTACGATATTTTTCTGCATAATCCAATCCATAGCCCACCACAAATTCGTTTTTAATAGAAAATCCGATATAGTCAAAAGTAACATCTGTCTTATGTGCGTCGGGCTTATCCAAAAGAACGCAGGTCTTCAAACTTGCCGGTTTGTGCTGGCAAAGATAGTCCTTAATATATGCCAGCGAAAGACCTGTATCCACAATATCTTCTATTACTATCACATCTCTGCCCGAAATGTCAATATCTATATCCTTACGAATTTTTACAACTCCACTACTGCTGGTATTGCTACCGTAACTGGAAATTGCCAAAAAATCCACTTCTATCGGGATAGTGATACTGCGTGCCAAATCAGCCAAAAATATGAAACCGCCTTTAAGAATACCTATCAATACAGGTATGCTGCCTCTATAGCCATTGGAAATTTCCAGCCCTAATTCATGAATACGGGTTTGAATTTTGTATTCATCAAAAAGGACGGCAGAAATATCACAATTCATCTTATTCATTGTTTCCTCTTATCTTTTTATGGATTGCTTTGCGGGACTTGGATGAAATCGTATGGGCGGTTATTTGTAAATAGCGGGTAGTGCTTTCATCATAGCGAACCCGGTTATCCAAACGCAATCCTGCAATCCAAAATAACTTTTCCCCATCATCAAAAACGGGTATTGAATCCCTCTCATATTTAGGGACTTTTTCGTCAATAAAAAACTCTTTCAGGCGTTTGAATTGAGTCATTCCGAAAGGTATAAATTTATCTCCCGGTTTACGAAAACGAATATAAAAGGGACTTTTCACTTTATCGGCATCTATGATAACTTGTTCTTCTTCTCCAACCATTTTTTGCTCCTTGGGCAAAATTCGCAAGTATTTGAAAGTGAAACGGTAATTTCCATAAACTGCCAAAGTGCGGTCAGCATCAATCAGCAGCGGTTCTATATCCTGCGGTTCTTTTTCAGATTCTATTTGCACAATCAGTTCTTCATATTGTTTAATAACAGTTATTTTGTGCGGTAAGCAAAGAGTTTTACTGCCGTGAGCGTTTAAAACATTCTCAATTGCTTGATAATGAACAGCAAAAAAATCACTGTCACAAGCACAAACCTGTTGGAAAACATCGCGTAATAGATAGTATCTTTCAATTTTGTTAAGCTTTACCAGGGAGTTTTTATCCAGAACTATCTTACCTGGCTGCTGGTCTAAACACAAGCGTTTGAAATGAGTTTTATTCTTTTGTTTGAATATACTTTCTGCCTGGGCAAAATAATCAGCTAATTGGGATAGATGTTTTTTCAACTCGGGGTTAAATTCTTTCTCCAAAAGGGGAATAAGTTCATTGCGTAAAAAATTGCGGCGGAATTTATTATTCCGATTGCTGGAATCTGTCCTCCAGGTAATTCCTGCTTTATTTAAAATATCTTCCAAATCTTTACGGCTGAAGCATAACAAAGGATGCACAATTTTACCGGAAACAGGTTTGATGCCTGCCATTCCGCTTATTCCTGAGCCCCTTAAAAGATTCAAAATAACTGTTTCTGCCTGGTCTTCTCTTTGATGGGCAAGCAGAATTTTATCCATTTTATAACTCTCCAGCACTTTGTTAAAGGACTCCATCCGCTTTTTACGCGCCTGATTTTCCAGATTGCCTTTCTCGGGAATATTGATTCTGTGGATAATGATGGGGATGTTTAGCTTTATACAGAGTTCTTTTACCGATTGTTCATCTTTATCGCTTTCTGCACCCCGAATCTGATGATTGATATGCACAGCCAGTAAAGTTAAATTTAAAGAGACCCTTAATCTGGAGAACAGATATAGCATAGCATTGGAATCTGCACCACCGGAACAACCAAGCAAAAGTTTTTCACCATTTTGGATTAGCTTATTTTCAGTGATGTTCTTTTCCAGCCGTTTTAACGCTTCCGCAATTTCCATCTATTATTTTTCTCCCTTTTAACAATCATTTTTGAACTTGCTTTCAATGTCAACTGCTTTTTTTTAAAAGAGAAAAGAGAAGAATGAAAAAGTGGAAAGCCCCAAAAAAAGGTTGAGAGGGTTGATAAACGGAGGGTTGACCTCCTGGTCAACCCACCTCCTACGATTTTTTTCCGGAAGGTTGACCTCCTGGTCAACCCTCCTCTTACGATTTGTTTTCGTACCAATAAAATTGCGGTAACGAAACACCAGTGTTACCACTAAACGACAAGATGTCGTTTTTCCGGAAGGAAACCAATGATAGCTTGGTTTCCGGAGGGTTGACTTCCTGGCCAACCCACCTACAAAAACGACGAGGACATCTTTTTTCCGGAAAAAAAAGCCCCAAAGGGCGACACGAAAATAGCGATGGCGGCGTAAGCCCCTCGTAAACATCACGATGCAAGCAGTGGAAGGTTTTGACTTACAATTTTCACCTGCCTTCAATGTAACCACACCCCACTATCTTTTTTCACATACAACCATATTGCAACCGGTTTCCAAACCGAAAAATTGTGAGTTAAAACAAGAATTCT contains:
- the hpt gene encoding hypoxanthine phosphoribosyltransferase, with protein sequence MNKMNCDISAVLFDEYKIQTRIHELGLEISNGYRGSIPVLIGILKGGFIFLADLARSITIPIEVDFLAISSYGSNTSSSGVVKIRKDIDIDISGRDVIVIEDIVDTGLSLAYIKDYLCQHKPASLKTCVLLDKPDAHKTDVTFDYIGFSIKNEFVVGYGLDYAEKYRNLPFIGILKEELYR
- the tilS gene encoding tRNA lysidine(34) synthetase TilS — its product is MEIAEALKRLEKNITENKLIQNGEKLLLGCSGGADSNAMLYLFSRLRVSLNLTLLAVHINHQIRGAESDKDEQSVKELCIKLNIPIIIHRINIPEKGNLENQARKKRMESFNKVLESYKMDKILLAHQREDQAETVILNLLRGSGISGMAGIKPVSGKIVHPLLCFSRKDLEDILNKAGITWRTDSSNRNNKFRRNFLRNELIPLLEKEFNPELKKHLSQLADYFAQAESIFKQKNKTHFKRLCLDQQPGKIVLDKNSLVKLNKIERYYLLRDVFQQVCACDSDFFAVHYQAIENVLNAHGSKTLCLPHKITVIKQYEELIVQIESEKEPQDIEPLLIDADRTLAVYGNYRFTFKYLRILPKEQKMVGEEEQVIIDADKVKSPFYIRFRKPGDKFIPFGMTQFKRLKEFFIDEKVPKYERDSIPVFDDGEKLFWIAGLRLDNRVRYDESTTRYLQITAHTISSKSRKAIHKKIRGNNE